From a single Stomoxys calcitrans chromosome 4, idStoCalc2.1, whole genome shotgun sequence genomic region:
- the LOC106087405 gene encoding uncharacterized protein LOC106087405, producing MRQSIFAWSLLAFWSLLLMEVVKSDDTFYPQGPPFEVSRVKRQYGGQPGAPGSYGGGGGGGGGSLGGGGGGGGGGYGVGGGGGGSAGLPGGNGGGYGGGPGGNGGGYGGGPGGNGGGFGGGPGGGFGGGPGGNGGGFGGGVGGNGGGFGGGAGGNGGGFGSSNGGFGGSSGSSGLGGRQGGNAGGFGTGSGGYGVSGGNSGYGGGYGGSGGNGGYGGGGGGGFGAQPGQPGQPGGSGSGGSGGYGASGG from the exons ATGAGGCAATCGATATTTGCATGGAGCCTATTGGCATTTTGGAGTTTATTGTTAATGGAAG TGGTTAAAAGTGATGACACCTTTTATCCCCAGGGGCCACCGTTTGAGGTTTCACGTGTTAAAAGGCAATATGGGGGACAACCTGGTGCACCTGGCAGCTATGGAGGGGGTGGAGGTGGAGGCGGTGGTTCCTTAGgaggaggtggtggtggtggtggcggaggTTATGGAGTTGGCGGTGGAGGTGGAGGTTCAGCAGGTTTGCCTGGTGGAAACGGTGGTGGCTATGGAGGAGGGCCTGGTGGAAATGGTGGTGGCTATGGAGGAGGGCCTGGTGGAAATGGTGGAGGCTTTGGAGGAGGACCCGGTGGAGGCTTTGGGGGAGGACCTGGTGGAAATGGTGGAGGTTTTGGCGGAGGCGTGGGTGGCAATGGTGGAGGTTTTGGAGGAGGAGCTGGTGGAAATGGTGGTGGTTTCGGATCTAGCAATGGAGGATTTGGTGGATCTAGTGGAAGTAGTGGACTAGGAGGAAGACAAGGCGGAAATGCTGGTGGTTTTGGCACAGGCAGTGGAGGATATGGTGTATCTGGTGGAAATAGTGGTTATGGGGGAGGATATGGTGGTTCTGGTGGAAATGGTGGTTATGGCGGAGGCGGTGGAGGAGGTTTTGGTGCACAGCCCGGACAACCTGGTCAGCCCGGTGGCAGTGGTTCTGGAGGCAGTGGCGGTTATGGTGCCAGTGGAGGCTAG